The following proteins are co-located in the Apium graveolens cultivar Ventura chromosome 5, ASM990537v1, whole genome shotgun sequence genome:
- the LOC141723395 gene encoding uncharacterized protein LOC141723395 isoform X2 — protein sequence MKRNQLSGHQKRQKKLKAAEAEKLQMGSLDKFFGKKTTNSGDIGVPIENIDIRKESENEATYTEFEQETETEEPETQNLKDGLVENNVEETEKEISDVSINYDPGTWKKIDQWLRDSLRWEILKKFVNGLTLKPLCATRWESHIESVRARNWL from the exons ATGAAGCGTAACCAGTTATCGGGGCATCAAAAAAGGCAAAAGAAATTGAAAGCGGCGGAAGCAGAGAAATTGCAAATGGGCTCTCTTGACAAGTTTTTTGGGAAAAAAACAACTAATAGTGGTGATATTGGGGTTCCTATTGAGAATATAGATATTAGAAAAGAATCTGAGAATGAAGCTACATATACTGAATTTGAGCAGGAGACTGAAACTGAGGAGCCAGAAACTCAAAATTTAAAAGATGGGCTTGTCGAGAATAATGTAGAAGAGACTGAGAAAGAAATTTCAGATGTTAGTATCAATTATGATCCTGGTACGTGGAAGAAAATTGATCAGTGGCTACGAGATTCATTG CGATGGGAAATTCTCAAGAAATTTGTTAACGGCCTAACATTAAAGCCACTGTGTGCAACAAGATGGGAAAGTCACATCGAAAGCGTGAGAGCG AGAAACTGGTTATGA
- the LOC141723395 gene encoding uncharacterized protein LOC141723395 isoform X1, which translates to MKRNQLSGHQKRQKKLKAAEAEKLQMGSLDKFFGKKTTNSGDIGVPIENIDIRKESENEATYTEFEQETETEEPETQNLKDGLVENNVEETEKEISDVSINYDPGTWKKIDQWLRDSLVRKGPIRINLVLCDMANCCIKGSNFVGVIQRLYTLFSSSTQRWEILKKFVNGLTLKPLCATRWESHIESVRARNWL; encoded by the exons ATGAAGCGTAACCAGTTATCGGGGCATCAAAAAAGGCAAAAGAAATTGAAAGCGGCGGAAGCAGAGAAATTGCAAATGGGCTCTCTTGACAAGTTTTTTGGGAAAAAAACAACTAATAGTGGTGATATTGGGGTTCCTATTGAGAATATAGATATTAGAAAAGAATCTGAGAATGAAGCTACATATACTGAATTTGAGCAGGAGACTGAAACTGAGGAGCCAGAAACTCAAAATTTAAAAGATGGGCTTGTCGAGAATAATGTAGAAGAGACTGAGAAAGAAATTTCAGATGTTAGTATCAATTATGATCCTGGTACGTGGAAGAAAATTGATCAGTGGCTACGAGATTCATTGGTAAGAAAAGGACCTATCAGAATAAATCTTGTGCTTTGTGATATGGCAAACTGTTGTATCAAGGGGTCTAATTTTGTTGGGGTTATACAAAGATTATACACTTTGTTTTCATCTTCAACACAGCGATGGGAAATTCTCAAGAAATTTGTTAACGGCCTAACATTAAAGCCACTGTGTGCAACAAGATGGGAAAGTCACATCGAAAGCGTGAGAGCG AGAAACTGGTTATGA